The DNA segment gaatcctatagcaaaatgccgaaacgcttaccggttgagaaagcacgatgtcgcacggtccatcccaccactgccaccagttgttacgtCGGGGTGGCTGCTGTCCCAATAGCAGGCCACCGATTTTGggagattgcgcttcgatcccaccactgccaccggttgttagatgtggggcttCTATCCCTTAGTAGGGAACCGGTGTTGGGGGAATACgcgtcgatcccaccgctgccacgagTCGTTagagatgcgggcccctggttcgcctgtgccgtctctcgccaaggtcggtgtccccggttTCCGGATCGGGACTCTGCTGTTAAGGGgggacgaagagatgagagggtcttcgaggggGAGAAGAGACtgagagggtttatttacatttttacatagttcgaaagagtgaatcgggagctgacgatcacacgccagatcgctgcttaaatagggtcccctgttcccaggtctttagttggggaatttagttcattaaaaatgcgtccaatcactgtgacgtcgatcacttgtccagtctttagggtacaccttccaggacgcccccaacaacacactcttgccacttctggcaagttatggtccgcgctgtccaggcagcagtgatgaatagcccgaagggggcccCATGGCAGcttcgaaggtcagtcacctacacttcacagcggtagtgtgGGAACGAAAGGTTGCcgctgcagtttgcagaaggttcaacgtataaggaaaagcacttagtctaagacgaggttgttttcgaagcacgaggattccagcgttgttggcttagtcaaacacggccgcatttgccacggctcatttgcagcccctcGCCGTTCGCCGgttcccccgccgtcccctccgggagaaagacgtcgtaatgtcccgggtgggttcggcgttgagaacaaacgacaggttcaccaaagccgttctcaggcagcggacggccgtttcaccccgtaaacagcagggggggggggacaaggtCCTTTGTAGACGCcatcacctgcattcgtggcgccgcaaccCCGTCGACCGCTCTTTGAAGCTCCTGTCGATTGATgactcccagtggcttgaatattcttggcatgttggtgtCTCCAAACGTAACATTGCGTAAGAGCCAACCCCACCGCGGTGggtgagtggttagggcgctcgactactgatccagagttcccgggttcgaacccgaccgcggaggctgcgtttttatggaggaaaaacgctaaggcgcccgtgtgctgtgcgatgtcagtgcacgttaaagatccccaggtggtcgaaattattccggagccctccattacggcacctattctttctttctttcactccctcctttattccttcccttacggcgcggttcaggtgtccaacgatatatgagaagatattgcgccatttcctttccctaaaaaaaaccaattattattattaagagccATGAAGAAGAGGAGACAGAATAGAAAGAAAAATCACTCGTGCCCACGGGTTCCGCCCTCCTCGTGCTGCATTCGGTGATTCGAACGTAGGCACTACGCCGAGCAACCCTTGTTTAGCGGCGAGCAGCCATGAACAGTGCCTCTTTGAACACCGCTTCTCCCGCTCGTGCTCTCTCAACGTCCGCAGCACCGTCGGGGCTCCCGACTCCTCGGCGTTGGCGTGGCGTCGTCGAGAAACGGTTCTCCTCCTGCCTCGGGAACTCCGGCTACGAAGCGGGCTCGGCGATGTGGTCAACTGGGCGGCCGCCGGTCTCCGAGCTCCGCCTGGGCCTCGTCGTCTCGGTCCGACGCTGCGGCAGCAAACACGGAGAATCCCGAGGTGATGGCGGCCGCCGCCACCGGACTGCGAGTCCCTGGCCACCGAGGCTACACAAACCGGAGAGCGGCAAACCTGGCGGAGCTATCAGCCGTCCGCCCGTCGACCACCACGGTGCTTTGACGGCGAaggcttcccaagcagcacaagtaattggcccaacattggagccgtattggcaaaggccggccctacaaaagACCAGGATGGGACTatcctgttgcaatattttggccgatgacctgtgcGGCTTGGGTTATCTggtgagtttttttttacatcgggCAGGATGTAGAAATTGCAATATTTCTCCTCATATATTGGTCGTAGTATTTTTTCAACGCTGTCCATTACTTGGCCATATAGTCATATTTGAGAATGTGAGCCGCGAGGAACCAGTGATACGTAAAATCTATTTTTCTGCAAACGGCACTCGTCGTTCTTAGACAGTTCCGCATGTGCTTAGAAATCTTCATGCGCAATTAGCCATTGACTCGTCTACTTTCTCATGTCCTGTGACCTAAAGCTATCTTTTTCAGCCCAATTTCATCAGTCACTTTTCTGACCAATGTTCGCACCAGCCGCGATCACACGCACTCAAATTTTGCAACCCTGAAAATTTCGTGACTTAGGAAAGAGCAGATCATCTTTCCACAGTCAATTCTGGTCACAGATCAACGCGCCGCGTTCCGCTCTCCTTCTGTCGTCAGCAGCAATCTCATTATCCCCACACAGCGTCATTGCTTCTTCGCCAGGAGAGCAGCTAACACTGAAAATGTAGAAGCTCATCCTTAGGGTACGACGCGTAATCAGAGCTAAACAGTGGATTTATAACCGTGGCGTAATCAGCACCACCAAAGATAACACGCATGACTGCTGCTACCACTCAAGCATTAATATCCTGATTACCATATATAAATGATTGGGTGCGTTCATCGCTGAGGACCAGTCTGTGCTCTGAACCACTGTCCGGGTTAGCGCATCCGGTGCGAATTCTGTTCCCATGTTGGCCTTCCCCCGAAGCGGTAGAGTGGCCGTAGGGGACCGTGCCTCAATCTGCAGCTTTGTATATTGGATGCACATGAGGCTCCAGAATAAGATCGGAAGCACTATATAGTGCATGCACATGAGGCTCCAGAATAATATATGCGGACAGCCGACGACATCGACGAAGCAAAACAGCTAGAATCAGGCTAGTAGAGCTAGCTCTGTAAATGGAAGCGCTTGTTGACCTGCGGACAAGTTGCAGTGAGCTCCCGCATATACTTGGGAAAGTATCCATCTACTGTGATTCTCTAAAAACGCCTTACACCTCTTCATGTTTAGACATGTAGCTGGTGCTGCAGTGCCCCATACATTCAGTGATTACATGTACTTTGCTAGAGCGTGCTTATCAATACTAAGTCACTCCCTGGAACCATAAGCACGCGTCTTTATATCTCGAATCAAATTCTTTTAGCAATGCAGAACAGCCAGCTCCAACAATTTGAATTGTGTTGCCTCACGTAAATGCTAGGCTGGGGCTCTCAAGATTCAACTCAACTAACCCGACTTGCAGAGCGGTTTACAGACAATTTTGTGCAGTAAATTTTTTCTATGTGTTCTGTATTTACTACGCTTTTGCGGTCGGAGGACTAGTAAAGTACGGCTGCCAGCCCCATTTACAATCCCTCTGAATGTCCTTCTTATTGCCCAAGAAGCGCACATGCCGCACATTTGCAAATGCATTTCTTTCTCAGCCCTGCCTAATGTGAGGCTGGATGCGGCCGACCTGCATTCGTGTTAATAACCCGTGGAACCGTTAGTGATCTTTAAAACCGTCGAGGACAAGAAGTTGCAGGACCGCACTGATATTCTAAATTTGGAGCATGGGATGAGTGGCATACCCCGCCCATCGGCAACTAAGCAGGATATAACCAAGAGCGGGAAATAAGTCCCTGAGTAGCATCTGTGACAGTGAAAAAGATAATCGATCTGGGATCAACCGACAACGATCCAGTGATGACAGAGGAACTATCAGCGATGAATCGGAAAATGTTGGGGAAAGCTCTGAACAAAATGTTGGGGTCCGGAAGGCCCCTCGACCACTTCATGGTTTTTCATTTCACCCTTTTGCAGCTTCTTTTTTACGCCTAGGAACTACTGTTTCGATTTTAAGACGCGAATGTTTGAGACAGTTCTATAGCTGATTTATATACGCAAGTGCTTCATTGGACGTCATTTTCTACTATGTCTGACGCAATCAACGGCTCAGGCTTGGCTCACCGGCGTGCGGGGAGCCAGAACTGTGTCTGCTGTTCGCCGAAATTTCGCGGAAAGCGCCATCGGCTGCGCCAGTCACCTCCGCAACCACCACTGCAACAGGGCTGGCAGGGCGCCAATGAGGAGGACGGCTCGGACGCAGCGGCCGAGGCTAGAATCACGGGTGTCTCgcctgtgctgctgcttctgctttgacCCGCACAATTTCGTGAGTAGCATCTCTGATGCGCTTGCATAGTGCTCCTCAAAACTACAGTGAACGGAGTCATAAGGTTTATGATCACGAATGCTCGACAGATTATCCCCTCCTCCGCTGCCTGGCCAACCGCAGTGCCCAGTTTTGGTGCACGAAATAGAGTGGGTTGTTATCAATTCGATAGAAGCTGGATACACGCACTTCGCATCCAAGCTTGACCGGAGGTGCCGTCTTGCGCCCGCTTCAACATTCCCTTTCAAATTCCTTTCGACTGAATACAGGACGGGCAAGAGACATGGTGTGTTGTTTGTTTCCCAAGAAATGACTATAATCAAACTGACGCAGGAAAATGGCTGGTGTGCAATGTAACACATcaaggacgaagagaggacgTAAGACTGCAGAGCTGTGGTCATCccgttctcttttctttcttggtGGGTGACGCTATACGCCAGCAATAAGAGACTTACAAACGTGCGTATCGCTGCTCCTGCGCATGTGCAGGTTGCTCTAAGGCCGCTAGATGGCGCCAGGTGGCTGCTAGCTGCGCGCACGCCTGCCGCGTTGCTTGCGATCAGCACGTGCGAACTGTCGGTGGGCGGTAGGCGGTAAGTAGCAGCGGACGGTGCGCGCTATGCCAGAAGTCTCTATAATGTAGCATCCAACCGCTTACCGTTATCAACAGTGAAATGTATTTTAACACAGGTATGAACCACCGTTGAGGTCTCAATTTAGGCGCCGCGTGTTTCGAAAAGGGAAATTTAGAAGAAAAATAACTATTTTAAATCATGGTGTTTTCTTAGCGTATGGTTTGCTTGCTGCACTCACTCCATTGGCTCCTCAAATCACCCGTTCATGGCGGTGGTAGGTATATAACCAGGGCCTTTCGCTTTTGTTCACCACGGCCGCTTTAGTTGTGCTTGCTTGGCCTTTATGTAGCGTTTGTTCCTGCGTTGAAGGGCATGCCTCGGCGTCGGCCTCGGCGTAACGAAGCGAATGAGAGCATTGGAGGATGAAAAAGAGAGAACGCAGAACGGAGCGGAAAAAAAACAGACGGAGATAGTGAAGACAGCGCGAGGAGAAAAGCAGTAGCGTGAATTCAGGTCACGCGGCAGCGCGGCGGCCGGCGGCAAAAAAGTATTCATTGCGGTGCTCCAGACATGGTTGGAGAGTGTATTTGGGAAACAGATAATGCATGATATATTTGTAGCTTAACACAAGTTAGAAGGAAAGGACGACATCCTGTGTTCGCCCCAGCTACTGGGGAAATTTATTCCGAATAATAACAGTATGCAAGTACCTTCTTAATGTACTGTTAAATGTGACTGCAATCATTTTATGTGTTTATGCAATTTAAATTGCGCTGTGCTTCGTAGGTTGCGGCTTAATTTGCTTGAAATGGTTTATTTTTCGTGCtgaaaataattattttatttttagatGGATTCATTGTCAGTCCGTTTGATCGTGACCACGAGGATATATTAATCAGCGGGCTGCGCCTGCGGTCGCCTATGGTTCAAAAACGACAGCAGCTGCGCTCACAAATCTTATTACTGCGAAGCTCAGTCGTCGGCCAATTTTCGTTCCCCTcatcaaaaacattttttttcgtctTGTTCAGAAGCTCAGCTGACGCAGGGGCTGCGGAAAGGAAACTCAAACTGAAAGTACCTAGCAGTTGTTTCGTTCTTTCTGACAGTGATGTTTCGAAAAGTATGAAACATGTGAGGCATATTTCAATTGTACTGACAGGTGTCTCAACAGATGTTGTCTGCCGCGCGCAGCAGAATGCTGTGGGATGTCGTCGGTTTCACTTCTTTGCATGTTTCGTCCTATAATGTGCGTCTGCGTTCTCTCCGCAATCATTTGTAGAGccgagcccggatatatcgaattattagCGATTGCCAACACACACATTATCCCTTTGAAAGTCCTGTGTGAAAGTACATGGAAGTTGCGCACTATATCGAACTCCGATTTTGTCGGTCATTCGCTATATCGACCTGCGCCCCGCGCCCCTCCAAGTGGCGTTTCTCCTAACGGCGCTGTTTCATCACTTTTCGCACGTCGAAACGGGTCAAATTCTTGGCATTGGGCATCTGCTGGCAGCGCTATAAATTTGAAGCTGAGTGTTGAGGTGAACGTGTGGTCTGCTTTTGGATGGCCTTCGGCCTCTTGCACTCGTTTTTCACGGAACAGCGTTTTCATGCGGGGTAGCCGGCATAACTAAATACTAGCTGCGGCCGTGGCTTCTCTGCTGAAAGGTTTGCGGAAACGaactgtaccttaattttaatgcGATTTCTTTTTTCTGGAGTGCGCTGGTAACAGGAATAGACGTCATCTGCAGTAGCTAGTTTAAAGCATTGTCCGCTACATCTTTGATGCGTAGTAGGTTAGGCCTAGTGAGGTGTGCGCTTCCAGAATTGCGTCACTGGCATGCCTGTAATGCGGTCTTATTCTAAGTTACAGATTAGCATATCTATTACCATTTTTATAGATCGAACTATATTGCGTTCTCCTTCGATCTCGATATATCTGGCTTTGACTAACCTTGTTTCTCTCTTCGGCATATTAGCAGCGCAAAAAatcacacacaagagaagaataaacaccgagagacacgcaaaGACGGTGTCTATTCTTCTCTTGTGTCTGTTTTTTCGCGCTGCTGCTATGCCTAAGACAAGTTACCAACTCGtagcacgccgctctatcacatGATCCTCGCGTCGCGTGCGCAGCATTTAGTTTAGTAGGCGGAGAAGTAATgagcggctgtatcacaacgtttgacgtGGACACAGAGAAGGAgggtccagccgctgctaaacaggggtatagacaagagaatattaactcttccgatcctgaggttgtcgcctggcacttggctactcaagaAAGAGAATGAGCATAAGAAGGGGAAGAGAGCAACGGAGacacccgaacagagagaggaacggcttgccaaacggagatgccagactgccaagCGAAATGGACGgcacatagccgccgagatggggtccaatgtctctcattgctaaacatagtgaccacaacaagGTCAGCTAGGGAAACgtgcctctcgctacgtatatcctgtcatagccgagctaagccactgctaattttttcgtGCCTAGCCGTTCCGAGCGACTGCAGCAGAAATACGTACAAAATTCAGGCAATTGAACACTACTTTACACGCTCGCCTCTCTCACATACATCAATGAATATGATATCCGGCATTCTCTACTGCAGTATGGCTCAGCATCTAAGCTGCTCATATGAATTTCCAGACAACTTGGGAGAGTGTAAAACACAAATCCAGGCGTTCTTATTACTGTTACCACGCTGAAGCGCATAAAAATCATAGTATTGCTAATCGAGCGCGCTTAGTTTTCGGAGGAATTTTTTTTAGTACTCCAGAGTTCTCAATGCAGAGGATAATTTGGTTTTAAAGAGCGAGTGCAAAGTAATACAACAGTCGGAATAATCGGCGCAGGCTTCCGCCAGAAAGCTCGTTGAACCCACCAAGGCTGAAACCTCTCGCTGAGAAGTAGTGACACTCAATGCTTTTCTAGTTTTTAGCAACATTTATAACATGCTCCAATTTTCCCCGAATTTTCGCTCAACCAATTCCCAAGGCCCTTTCCCATGCCATGTTGGCTCACTTCAGTGCAGAATGGTGACATTTTTCTGCCCGTCAATATCTCGTCAAAGGCTTGATTCAAGGTCCCAGTTATAATTATTTGGCGTTTTTCGCTGACTTGTGCGTTTTCGCCGGCAGTTTTTACCTTTAATTGAGAGCATGCGCATCGGATACATGAGCCAAACGGAGCCAGTGAAAGCAGGAGTACCCAGACAAATTAAATACTGAAGCAGGCAGCTCGACATTTTGAGAGAGCACCTTGCAGAAATGGttttagactgtctataaacttgTTATGACTCTATGGCTTTTCTATAGATATTCCTTTGTCTCTTCATAGTCTATACAGTTTACATAGACCAAAATGTACTAAATGTGTATGCCCATAAATCTTTAgaaagtctatacactgtctataggatttgtattgcctgtagacttcTCTAGGATTTATGTATAGAGACtctatagactttgtagacagaatctatggacagtctatatctatggacagtctatatcaGGAATCTATGGactgtttaaagaaatttttataaggTTACAGGTGACATTGGGGACAGAATAAAGCGTGATATACGCCACAGATATCTTTACAACTTAGTTCCTTTCGAGCTTTTTTGGAGTAGTTACTATATGGAGCTGGTATTTCTCATTATGATATTCAGTTTAGCAATGGCTCTTTATGCACGTACTGCATTATATCGAGACGCAATCTTTTTCCACAAGACTGTAGCAAAACTTCCAGGGATGCTTACGGGACGGTTGTACAATATTATGGTTCTATTATATTTTTAAATTCAACTGGAACTGAGCAGGTTTTCATTTCGACCTCTAGAAATTGCAGCCGCTGCGGCAGCCGCGACGAGTAGTGTTACCTACTGCTGCTTTTGCCCGCCCACTAGCAATACATGCCGAAAGCTATCTCTGCAGGGGATTAGCGAAAGCTGCTCGAATATCGGCAATGCGGTAGACTGTACGCGCAAATGTGCTGACCCCCCCTCATCAACTTACTTCTGTCAGCCAAAGCCATATTTCGCAAGTGTGTCTGTTTTCCAGATCTCAAGAATTACGAAATGCTGCTTCCGGAGAAAATATTTTACAGTAGCTGTTGTTTGCCATGCAAACTATTTCATGTATTTAGCCTCATGCACTCATTTCTTCTACGCAGGTCGCAGCAGGACGCGCTTCACCCGGTTCGGAGTCTTCTTGTGGCTGCCTTGTGGGTGAAGGCGGTACTTTTGAGGATTTAGTACCAGGACTTTATATTACCAGTTATTAGATGTCTATTTCAAATGGAAGCGTATATATAAAGCTCTTAGTGGTGTTTCTTCATTAAAACTCTTAAGAATCAGTGGCATCTTTTAAAGAAGCacgtgggtttctcagtaggcacaggccactacccaccgcgtgtttgagcttcgcgcgagccaagggccccgatcagccgtcaccacacgcaccctgaggcacagctgcggcggcgttcaacctctgcagagaggagagcggctcgccgcaagaagcaggcctccaagttcacaaaggagacatttattgacgccgtcctccagcggtacacacacacaatcaacagtcaccccgtcccggggcgcgctcagagcaaggctccggtgcgcgctcggggcaacaagagaaatgcgcgccgctagcacgccgctgcaggagattgtccccgcggcagtgctgtgatctctctcgtgtcggccgttgggccgtttgcgagagagagtcggcagtcaacgcaaggtgcgcctgtcagaggtcgttggacccctggacaggctcgagccgcggcggatcgaggacccacgctggcgagctcgagtatgaactggtccgaaagGCAGAGGaaggcccggacgaacagtaacgtacgcaccttacgctgtctcggagggggcctctctctctgggccccgctcggacggtcgcgcgccgcgcgaccccCCCAAACGGGTTCCGAATTCCCGCccaaagtcaccaatggcaaaggtccttgggaagccgggggcggagctgcggccgaatgacagcgattagccaccagccgtctctctgccgcccgaggcgggagaaagggaaagagagcgacgcgggatgccgcgcagacgccacggctggaatctagcaggcttcccacatcctcctctccttaaataccctcctacccatcggcgaaagcgtgcggcaaaataaaaaaataaaaaatattaatccatataaaactaccacacttcagttccagccataacagaaacgacaaacaaataagaacagaaaacaaacacttgcaacacaaaactaactacactgtacactctACAAAAGaccagctgacaggtggcctgcagcctcataatgttcggtggcgcggcccattgggcctgtcggcggccaactcgcGCCTTTGCTGCCAtcagggtcccggtggacgatttattgacggcggtcccatgtcctccacaaggtcgtcaaagttgagcatgaggacgtcgacgacgctcgacgatcccgaagaggacccgcagcccGACACCTCCTCGCCTGGAGTTTCCGATCCCGGTGGATCACTTGCCTGGCCGCCGCTAGGCGCCGGCGCTCCGGGGGCCAACAGCGCGGCGAacgccgggctggcctccgccCTCCGGCGGCACAGCGCCGCAAGCTCGACGTCGGAAAGATCGCTCGCCGCCGGCAGTGCCGCCACACTCTGGCTCACAGCGGCAGTCCGCCTCTTCACTCGTTGTCGCTCCTCCTCCCGCCACCTCAATTCCTGCCTGTGCACTTGCCCCGTGAAATGTGCTTGAAAATAAACGGCCACCCGGCACATATGGTAGTAGCCGGCGCCATCTGGCACAGGGAGCCCTGCTCTCGCCGATACGCGGTCGTGGTCCGCCACGGTGTGACCACAGAAGAGCCGTGGCACGTAGTCCAGTGGCACCCCGGGCCGTTTATATTCAAGCACATTTCACGGGGCAAGTGCACAGGCAGGAATTGAGGCGGCGGGAGGAGGAGCGACAACGAGTGAAGAGGCGGACTGCCGCTGGGAGCCAGAGTGTGGCgggataagtacgttctccccactaaaccgcggctgacacggttcaaagccaccCGAACCCCACCACGTGATAGCGTACGCTACCgggcgctcgccgaccacggtgggccttgctctgggggaacaaaggaacgacacattggct comes from the Amblyomma americanum isolate KBUSLIRL-KWMA chromosome 1, ASM5285725v1, whole genome shotgun sequence genome and includes:
- the LOC144100787 gene encoding uncharacterized protein LOC144100787, giving the protein MWSTGRPPVSELRLGLVVSVRRCGSKHGESRGDGGRRHRTASPWPPRLHKPESGKPGGAISRPPVDHHGALTAKASQAAQVIGPTLEPYWQRPALQKTRMGLSCCNILADDLCGLGYLAWLTGVRGARTVSAVRRNFAESAIGCASHLRNHHCNRAGRAPMRRTARTQRPRLESRVSRLCCCFCFDPHNFVAAGRASPGSESSCGCLVGEGGTFEDLVPGLYITSY